One Pseudonocardia abyssalis DNA segment encodes these proteins:
- the infC gene encoding translation initiation factor IF-3, with the protein MRGDPISTETRINDRIRVPEVRLVGPNGEQVGIVRIEDALRLAQEAELDLVEVAAQARPPVCKLMDYGKFKYESAQKARESRRNQQLTTIKEQKLRPKIDKHDYETKRGHVRRFLEGGNKVKVTIMFRGREQSRPELGFRLLQRLAEDVADLGVVEASPKQDGRNMTMVIGPTKKPAPRARTAATDQAEQAPEAEADQA; encoded by the coding sequence ATACGAGGAGACCCCATCAGCACAGAGACGCGCATCAACGACCGAATCCGCGTTCCCGAGGTCCGGTTGGTCGGGCCGAACGGGGAACAGGTCGGCATCGTGCGTATCGAGGACGCCCTGCGGCTGGCGCAGGAGGCCGAGCTCGACCTCGTCGAGGTCGCTGCCCAGGCCCGCCCGCCCGTCTGCAAGCTCATGGACTACGGCAAGTTCAAGTACGAGTCCGCGCAGAAGGCCCGGGAGTCCCGCCGCAACCAGCAGCTCACCACGATCAAGGAGCAGAAGCTCCGACCGAAGATCGACAAGCACGACTACGAGACGAAGCGCGGGCACGTCCGACGCTTCCTCGAAGGCGGCAACAAGGTCAAGGTCACGATCATGTTCCGTGGGCGCGAGCAGTCCCGGCCCGAGCTCGGGTTCCGGCTGCTGCAGCGCCTCGCGGAGGACGTGGCGGACCTGGGTGTGGTCGAGGCGTCGCCGAAGCAGGACGGTCGCAACATGACGATGGTGATCGGACCCACCAAGAAGCCGGCCCCGCGTGCCCGCACCGCCGCCACCGATCAGGCGGAGCAGGCCCCCGAGGCCGAGGCGGACCAGGCCTGA
- the rpmI gene encoding 50S ribosomal protein L35 gives MPKKARNHSKTPKNKTHSGIAKRIKVTGGGKLMRQQAGLRHRLEVKSSKETRDLSGVKEVAKADRKRVNIMLGR, from the coding sequence ATGCCCAAGAAGGCCCGGAACCACAGCAAGACCCCGAAGAACAAGACGCACAGCGGCATCGCCAAGCGGATCAAGGTGACCGGCGGCGGCAAGCTCATGCGCCAGCAGGCCGGCCTGCGTCACCGCCTGGAGGTCAAGTCGAGCAAGGAGACGCGCGACCTGTCCGGTGTCAAGGAGGTCGCCAAGGCCGACCGCAAGCGCGTCAACATCATGCTCGGCCGCTGA
- the rplT gene encoding 50S ribosomal protein L20: MARVKRAVNAQKKRRSTLELASGYRGQRSRLYRKAKEQMLHSLNYAYRDRRAKKGEFRKLWITRINAAARANGMTYNRFIQGITLSGVEVDRKILSEIAISDPAAFTALVEIARAHVPAQDGKKETAA; this comes from the coding sequence ATGGCACGCGTGAAGCGCGCGGTGAACGCTCAGAAGAAGCGTCGCAGCACCCTGGAGCTCGCGAGCGGTTACCGCGGTCAGCGTTCGCGGCTCTACCGCAAGGCGAAGGAGCAGATGCTCCACTCGCTGAACTACGCCTACCGCGACCGCCGCGCGAAGAAGGGCGAGTTCCGCAAGCTCTGGATCACCCGCATCAACGCCGCAGCCCGCGCCAACGGCATGACCTACAACCGCTTCATCCAGGGCATCACGCTCTCGGGTGTCGAGGTCGACCGCAAGATCCTCTCCGAGATCGCCATCAGCGACCCGGCCGCGTTCACCGCGCTGGTCGAGATCGCCCGCGCGCACGTCCCGGCGCAGGACGGCAAGAAGGAGACGGCGGCCTGA
- a CDS encoding TrmH family RNA methyltransferase, which produces MESPPGTERTPRVVAARKLLRRAGRDRAGRFLVEGAQAVREALAYGVVHELFVTAAAATRHPEFVDTEVRVSLVDERAAETLSDTVTPQGIVAVCELVDVPVADALLGTPRLVAVCAGIADPGNAGTVIRVADAAGADAVLLAGDTVDPHNGKAVRASTGSVFHLPLARDRDASAVLDACRAAGLTLLAADGHGELDLHDPAADAVLAGPVAWIFGGEAHGVPSDLAAAAEHRVRVPILGRAESLNLATAAAICLYASVAAARRRSS; this is translated from the coding sequence GTGGAGTCACCGCCCGGCACCGAACGCACCCCTCGTGTCGTCGCAGCGCGCAAGCTGCTGCGCCGCGCGGGGCGAGATCGGGCCGGGCGGTTCCTCGTGGAGGGGGCGCAGGCCGTCCGCGAGGCGCTCGCGTACGGCGTCGTCCACGAGCTGTTCGTCACCGCCGCGGCGGCCACCCGCCACCCGGAGTTCGTCGACACCGAGGTCCGGGTGAGCCTCGTCGACGAGCGCGCGGCCGAGACGCTGTCCGACACCGTCACGCCGCAGGGGATCGTCGCGGTCTGCGAGCTGGTCGACGTCCCCGTGGCCGACGCGCTTCTCGGCACGCCGCGGCTGGTCGCCGTCTGCGCGGGCATCGCCGACCCCGGCAACGCCGGCACGGTGATCCGGGTGGCCGACGCCGCCGGGGCCGACGCCGTGCTGCTCGCCGGCGACACCGTCGACCCGCACAACGGGAAGGCCGTGCGGGCGTCCACCGGCAGCGTGTTCCACCTGCCGCTGGCCCGTGACCGCGACGCCTCCGCGGTACTCGACGCCTGCCGGGCCGCCGGGCTGACGCTGCTCGCGGCCGACGGCCACGGCGAGCTGGACCTGCACGATCCCGCCGCAGACGCCGTGCTCGCCGGACCGGTGGCGTGGATCTTCGGGGGGGAGGCGCACGGCGTGCCCTCCGACCTCGCCGCAGCCGCCGAACACCGCGTGCGGGTGCCCATCCTCGGTCGCGCGGAGAGCCTGAACCTGGCCACGGCGGCCGCGATCTGCCTGTACGCCAGTGTCGCCGCGGCCCGCCGCCGCTCCTCCTGA
- the pheS gene encoding phenylalanine--tRNA ligase subunit alpha, with translation MTESTDVASALTPDTLAAAVAAARAAFAAAADLAALTAVKPAHLGDRAPLLLARRELGSLPGPDRADAGKRVNAARQEAQEAFDARREVLAAERDAAVLADETVDVTLPWDRTPRGARHPLTQISEQIADVFVAMGWEVAEGPEVESSWLNFDALNFGKDHPARTMQDTFYLADSDDTAGRVLRTHTSPVQIRSLLDRDLPVYVVCPGRTFRTDALDATHTPVFHQVEGIAIDKGLTMAHLKGTLDAFARAMFGTTSKIRLRPSYFPFTEPSAEPDVWFPQKKGGAGWVEWGGCGMVHPNVLRACGVDPEVYSGFAFGMGLERTLMFRNGIPDMRDMVEGDVRFSRAFGV, from the coding sequence ATGACTGAGAGCACCGACGTTGCGAGCGCACTGACCCCGGACACGCTGGCCGCCGCCGTAGCCGCGGCCCGGGCCGCGTTCGCCGCCGCCGCCGACCTCGCCGCGCTGACGGCCGTGAAGCCCGCCCACCTCGGCGACCGCGCGCCGCTGCTGCTGGCCCGCCGCGAGCTCGGCTCGCTGCCCGGCCCCGACCGCGCCGACGCCGGCAAGCGCGTCAACGCCGCCCGCCAGGAGGCGCAGGAGGCGTTCGACGCCCGCCGCGAGGTGCTCGCCGCCGAGCGCGACGCGGCGGTGCTCGCCGACGAGACCGTCGACGTCACGCTGCCCTGGGACCGCACCCCCCGCGGGGCCCGGCACCCGCTGACCCAGATCTCCGAGCAGATCGCCGACGTGTTCGTCGCGATGGGCTGGGAGGTGGCCGAGGGCCCGGAGGTCGAGTCGTCCTGGCTCAACTTCGACGCGCTGAACTTCGGCAAGGACCACCCGGCGCGCACCATGCAGGACACGTTCTACCTCGCCGATTCCGACGACACAGCCGGGCGGGTCCTGCGCACCCACACCTCGCCGGTGCAGATCCGGTCGCTGCTCGACCGCGACCTGCCCGTCTACGTCGTCTGCCCGGGCCGCACGTTCCGCACCGACGCCCTCGACGCGACCCACACCCCGGTGTTCCACCAGGTCGAGGGCATCGCGATCGACAAGGGCCTCACCATGGCCCACCTCAAGGGCACCCTCGACGCGTTCGCGCGCGCGATGTTCGGCACCACCTCGAAGATCCGCCTGCGCCCGTCGTACTTCCCCTTCACCGAGCCCTCCGCGGAGCCCGACGTGTGGTTCCCGCAGAAGAAGGGCGGCGCGGGCTGGGTCGAGTGGGGCGGCTGCGGCATGGTGCACCCCAACGTCCTGCGGGCGTGCGGCGTCGACCCCGAGGTGTACTCGGGCTTCGCGTTCGGCATGGGCCTCGAGCGCACGCTGATGTTCCGCAACGGCATCCCCGACATGCGCGACATGGTCGAGGGCGACGTCCGTTTCAGCCGCGCCTTCGGCGTGTAG